TGCCGACGCTGGCTCCCCGACGACGCAGCCGGACGCGTCCGGCTGCTGCCGATGACCGACGACCGGGTCGAGACCCACGTCGCCGTGCCCGACCCGGAGGCCCCGAGCGGTCGCCGGGTGGTGCACCTGCAGGAGTACTGGGTCCGGCTGCGCGGCGAGGTCCCGGCCGAGACGGTCGTGGTCGTCGGCCAGGACGACTGCTCCCCCGCCCCCGGCGTGGTCGAGGCGATCACCGGCGCCGACCTGGTCGTGCTGCCGCCGTCCAACCCGGTGGTCTCCGTCGGCACCATCCTCGGGGTGCCGGGCATCCGTGACGCCGTGGCGGCCACCACCGCCCCCGTGGTCGGCGTCTCCCCCATCGTCGGCGGCCGCCACGTGCGCGGCATGGCGCAGCAGATGCTCGCGGCGATCGGGGTCGAGGTCAGCGCCGAGGCCGTCGGACGCCACTACGGGTCCCGCCGCGCCGAGGGCGTGCTCGACGGCTGGCTGGTCGACGAGGCCGACGCCGGCGCCGTGGCCGGGCTGCAGCAGGCCGGGCTGCGCGCGGCCGCCGTACCGCTGATGATGACCGACGACGACGCCACGGCCGCGATGGCGGCGGCGGCCGTCGAGCTCGTCCGGTGACCCGGCTGGAGGTCCTCGCCCCCGACGGGATCGGCGAGGTCCGCGCCGGCGACGACCTCGCCGCCCTGCTCACCGCGCTGACCACGCTCGAGGACGGCGACGTCGTGCTCGTGACGAGCAAGGTCGTGGCCAAGGCCGAGGGTCGGGTGGTGCCCGGGACCCGCGAGGACGCCCTGGCCGGCGAGACGGCGCGGGTGGTCGCCCGCCGCGGACCCACCACGATCGTGCGGACGCACCACGGGCTGACCCTGGCCGCCGCCGGGATCGACGCCTCCAACGTCGCGGCCGGCCACGTCGTGCTGCTCCCGGAGGACCCCGACGCCTCGGCCCGCCGGCTCCGCGAACGCCTCGCCGCGCTG
This genomic interval from Nocardioides euryhalodurans contains the following:
- the cofD gene encoding 2-phospho-L-lactate transferase, translating into MRQITVLSGGTGGAKFIRGLRHGIVSGTLPGVPTDAEVTVVGNTADDWWIHGLKVCPDLDTVMYTLGDGLDTDRGWGRRGETWHLNEELAAYGVDRTWFGLGDRDLATHLVRTEMLEAGYPLSQVTEALCRRWLPDDAAGRVRLLPMTDDRVETHVAVPDPEAPSGRRVVHLQEYWVRLRGEVPAETVVVVGQDDCSPAPGVVEAITGADLVVLPPSNPVVSVGTILGVPGIRDAVAATTAPVVGVSPIVGGRHVRGMAQQMLAAIGVEVSAEAVGRHYGSRRAEGVLDGWLVDEADAGAVAGLQQAGLRAAAVPLMMTDDDATAAMAAAAVELVR